Proteins co-encoded in one Opitutus terrae PB90-1 genomic window:
- the ligA gene encoding NAD-dependent DNA ligase LigA, whose protein sequence is MTPVEAQSRIAELRAQVARHDELYHRRAQPQIGDFEYDALKRELAELEAAWPQFARGASPTEQVGDDRTEGFQVYRHRERMMSLDNTYSETELREFHDRLVRELERDGLKFVIEPKIDGLAVSITYEKGKLVRAVTRGNGIEGDDITTNALTIKSLPRELKRADGVPLPAVIEIRGEVFLTTEEFLRINRQREEAGEPLYANPRNLAAGTIKQLDPREVAQRKLEVVLYGRGYVEPASALPETQAQFHGWVKAWGLPTVERFWTATGADEIWAAVQELDALRDTFAYATDGAVVKLDAVPLQRRAGSTSKSPRWAMAYKFAPDRAETQLRAITVQVGRTGVLTPVAELDPVQLAGTTVSRATLHNRDEIARKDIRVGDFVYVEKAGEIIPAVIGVNPARRAPECVPYVFPEKCPECGTAVVQLEGEVAVRCPNFSCPVQVRRRVQHFASKACVDIEGMGEAMVDVLVEKGWVHSVPDIYQLKRENLLTLGKSVEKSTDKLLEAIEASKRAELWRFIHGLGIPHAGAAAAKDLARTFGGLERLASARYEDFIREKASVIGGIGETMALAILAYFAEPRNRAVVDELVRVGVQPVVPNSGSALAGKTFVLTGTLPTLTRDEATAQIEAAGGKVSSGVSKKTSYVLAGEEAGSKLEKARALAVPVIDEAEFLRLLSGG, encoded by the coding sequence TTGAAGCGCGAGCTCGCCGAGCTCGAGGCGGCATGGCCGCAGTTTGCGCGCGGCGCGTCGCCGACGGAGCAGGTCGGCGACGATCGCACGGAAGGGTTTCAAGTTTACCGCCACCGCGAGCGGATGATGAGCCTGGACAACACTTACTCGGAGACCGAACTCCGGGAGTTTCACGACCGACTGGTGCGCGAGCTCGAGCGCGACGGGCTGAAGTTCGTCATCGAGCCGAAGATCGACGGACTGGCCGTGAGCATTACCTACGAGAAGGGAAAACTCGTGCGCGCGGTCACGCGGGGCAACGGCATCGAAGGCGACGACATCACGACGAACGCGCTCACGATCAAGTCGCTCCCCCGCGAGCTGAAACGTGCGGACGGCGTGCCGCTGCCGGCGGTGATCGAGATCCGAGGCGAGGTTTTTCTGACGACCGAAGAGTTTCTGCGGATCAATCGTCAACGCGAGGAAGCGGGCGAGCCACTCTATGCGAACCCACGCAATCTTGCTGCGGGTACGATCAAGCAGCTCGATCCGCGCGAAGTCGCGCAGCGCAAACTCGAGGTCGTGCTTTACGGCCGCGGTTATGTGGAGCCGGCGAGCGCGCTGCCGGAGACGCAGGCGCAGTTTCACGGCTGGGTGAAGGCGTGGGGATTGCCGACGGTGGAGAGGTTTTGGACGGCGACCGGCGCCGACGAAATCTGGGCGGCGGTGCAGGAGCTCGACGCGTTGCGGGACACCTTCGCCTACGCGACGGATGGCGCGGTGGTGAAACTCGACGCGGTGCCGCTGCAGCGACGCGCGGGCTCGACGAGCAAATCGCCCCGCTGGGCGATGGCCTACAAGTTCGCGCCGGATCGGGCGGAGACGCAGCTGCGCGCGATCACGGTGCAGGTGGGCCGGACCGGCGTGCTCACGCCGGTGGCGGAGCTCGATCCGGTGCAACTCGCGGGCACGACGGTGTCGCGCGCGACGCTGCACAACCGTGACGAGATCGCGCGGAAGGACATTCGCGTCGGGGATTTCGTGTACGTCGAGAAGGCGGGTGAAATCATCCCGGCGGTGATCGGCGTGAATCCGGCGCGGCGCGCGCCGGAGTGCGTGCCGTATGTTTTCCCGGAGAAATGTCCCGAGTGCGGCACGGCGGTGGTACAGCTCGAGGGCGAGGTGGCGGTGCGGTGTCCGAATTTTTCGTGCCCGGTGCAGGTGCGGCGCCGCGTGCAGCATTTCGCGTCGAAAGCGTGCGTGGACATCGAAGGCATGGGCGAGGCGATGGTCGACGTGCTGGTGGAAAAAGGCTGGGTGCACAGCGTGCCGGACATCTACCAGCTGAAACGCGAGAACCTGCTCACGCTCGGGAAGAGCGTGGAAAAATCCACGGACAAGCTGCTGGAGGCGATCGAGGCGAGCAAACGCGCGGAGCTGTGGCGGTTCATCCATGGGCTCGGGATTCCGCACGCCGGCGCCGCAGCGGCGAAGGATTTGGCGCGGACGTTTGGCGGACTCGAGCGGCTGGCGAGCGCGCGCTACGAGGATTTCATTCGCGAGAAGGCGTCGGTGATCGGCGGGATTGGCGAGACGATGGCGCTCGCGATCCTCGCGTATTTCGCCGAGCCGCGGAATCGTGCCGTGGTGGACGAACTGGTGCGCGTCGGGGTGCAGCCGGTGGTGCCGAATTCGGGCAGCGCGCTCGCGGGAAAAACCTTTGTGCTGACCGGCACGCTGCCGACGCTGACGCGGGACGAGGCGACGGCGCAGATCGAGGCCGCCGGCGGGAAGGTGAGCAGCGGTGTGAGCAAGAAAACCAGCTACGTGCTCGCGGGCGAGGAGGCCGGATCGAAGTTGGAAAAGGCGCGCGCGCTCGCCGTGCCGGTGATCGATGAGGCGGAGTTTCTGCGGCTGCTGAGCGGCGGCTAG